The Rhodopseudomonas palustris genome window below encodes:
- a CDS encoding GrlR family regulatory protein — MTDHLRGFYKAEFETARKKSHGVIFLHDGKIQGGDSTFLYSGAYSEKGLTVSGNLRGVRYSSDHSRLSVFGIEPFEIIFDGVAKDGYVTIEGYAHETPGLPMKAILTRVDD; from the coding sequence ATGACCGATCATCTTCGAGGGTTCTACAAAGCTGAGTTCGAGACGGCACGAAAGAAGTCGCACGGCGTGATCTTTCTTCACGACGGCAAGATCCAGGGCGGCGACTCCACGTTCCTGTATTCCGGCGCCTATTCGGAGAAGGGACTGACAGTGAGCGGGAATCTGCGCGGGGTACGCTACTCGTCGGATCATTCGCGGCTGTCGGTGTTCGGGATCGAGCCGTTCGAAATCATCTTCGATGGCGTCGCCAAGGATGGCTACGTCACGATCGAAGGCTACGCCCACGAGACACCCGGCCTTCCGATGAAGGCCATTTTAACCCGCGTCGACGATTGA
- a CDS encoding transporter substrate-binding domain-containing protein has protein sequence MTKRLRIGVMFSTTGSYGAVGRTMLNGAMLGLSEVATSGNGPEIEPVIVNPGGDLSQYRALAHELLASGVRQVIGCYTSSSRKEVIPCFEKHDGLLWYPSHYEGFESSDNVIYTGASPNQHVLPLVDYLAAKHGKRAFCIGSNYIWAWENNRIFREALIARGGAVLAERYLAVGDTDVDRAVAAILEQRPDFVFNNLIGTSAYAFFRAFRAACRARGIDQAAEIPVASCTLAEPELSEIGAEAVDGHLSSSVYFASLAGPANDAFTQAYATKFPDAPPTSADAEACYIAVKLLAAALQQAGTDEASAVRAAVADQRLIAPQGEVRIDPQTYHAWLTPRIGRSTAAGQFEVLLEAPEPIAPDPYLVQTSPRFAAAMRSPLLRLVKS, from the coding sequence ATGACGAAGCGGCTGCGCATCGGTGTGATGTTCTCCACGACCGGCTCCTACGGGGCGGTCGGGCGCACCATGCTCAATGGCGCGATGCTCGGGCTCAGCGAGGTGGCGACCAGCGGAAACGGGCCGGAGATCGAGCCGGTCATCGTCAATCCCGGCGGCGACCTGTCGCAGTATCGCGCGCTGGCTCACGAGCTACTGGCCTCCGGTGTGCGGCAGGTGATCGGCTGTTACACGTCGTCGAGCCGCAAAGAGGTGATTCCGTGCTTTGAGAAGCACGATGGCCTGTTGTGGTACCCTTCGCATTATGAAGGCTTCGAGAGCTCCGATAACGTCATCTATACCGGCGCCTCGCCAAACCAGCACGTGCTGCCGTTGGTCGATTATCTTGCCGCCAAGCACGGCAAGCGCGCGTTCTGTATCGGCTCGAACTACATCTGGGCGTGGGAGAACAACCGGATCTTCCGCGAAGCGCTGATCGCGCGCGGCGGCGCGGTGCTGGCGGAGCGCTATCTTGCGGTCGGGGACACAGACGTCGATCGCGCCGTCGCGGCGATCCTGGAGCAGCGCCCGGATTTCGTGTTCAACAATCTGATCGGTACCAGCGCCTACGCCTTCTTCCGTGCGTTTCGTGCGGCCTGCCGGGCGCGTGGCATCGACCAGGCCGCCGAGATCCCGGTGGCGAGCTGCACGCTGGCCGAGCCGGAGCTTTCCGAAATCGGCGCCGAAGCGGTCGACGGGCATCTGTCGTCCAGCGTGTATTTCGCCTCCTTGGCAGGGCCGGCCAATGACGCCTTCACCCAGGCTTACGCGACGAAATTTCCGGATGCGCCACCGACTTCGGCGGATGCGGAAGCCTGCTACATCGCGGTCAAGCTGCTCGCCGCCGCTCTGCAGCAGGCCGGCACCGATGAGGCGAGCGCGGTGCGCGCGGCGGTTGCCGATCAGCGCCTGATCGCTCCCCAGGGAGAGGTGCGGATCGATCCGCAGACCTATCACGCCTGGCTGACGCCGCGGATCGGACGGTCGACGGCGGCTGGGCAATTCGAAGTGCTGCTCGAAGCGCCGGAGCCGATCGCGCCCGATCCGTATCTGGTGCAAACCTCGCCGCGGTTCGCCGCCGCTATGCGTTCTCCATTGTTGAGGCTGGTGAAGTCATGA
- a CDS encoding ANTAR domain-containing response regulator, with amino-acid sequence MTFRPVQNFKGGRALVVMERTGREGALEPTLAKLGVSCEIAPIVDGRAQIDLASLTPDRDMLFVDGDLDGVLAIELNPLSQLPPVPVIGLVGVEAPSRLKALVNLGATAFLRKPVHGGAVYSALFMGINQFLLRGGMQERLQTLEERRRGRRAVLRAVVQRMRDCGLDEDGAYDQIRRESMRVRQSLESYCEDLLSRRARPPDSTGHTGTPPLHRGDKRAM; translated from the coding sequence ATGACCTTCCGACCGGTTCAGAACTTCAAGGGCGGCCGCGCGCTCGTGGTGATGGAGCGCACGGGCAGGGAAGGCGCGCTGGAGCCGACGCTGGCCAAGCTCGGCGTCAGCTGCGAGATCGCCCCGATCGTCGACGGACGGGCGCAGATTGACCTCGCTTCGCTGACGCCTGATCGCGACATGCTGTTTGTCGACGGCGATCTCGACGGTGTCCTGGCAATCGAGCTCAATCCGCTATCGCAGTTGCCGCCGGTGCCGGTGATCGGGCTGGTCGGCGTCGAGGCGCCGAGCCGGCTGAAGGCACTGGTCAATCTCGGTGCCACCGCGTTCCTGCGCAAGCCGGTGCACGGCGGCGCTGTGTACTCGGCGCTATTCATGGGCATCAATCAATTTCTCCTGCGTGGCGGGATGCAGGAGCGCCTGCAGACGCTCGAGGAGCGCCGTCGCGGCCGCAGGGCCGTGCTGCGCGCCGTGGTCCAGCGGATGCGGGACTGCGGCCTCGACGAAGACGGCGCTTACGACCAGATCCGCCGGGAGAGCATGCGCGTGAGGCAGAGCCTGGAGAGTTACTGCGAGGATCTGCTGAGCCGACGGGCGAGGCCGCCCGATTCGACTGGCCACACCGGCACTCCGCCGCTGCACCGTGGCGACAAACGAGCGATGTAG
- a CDS encoding urea ABC transporter substrate-binding protein encodes MTGTVLRGLHAAVLTGTLVLASGAAFAAEKPIKLGVLEDQSGDFAVATIGKVHAIQLAADEINKAGGIMGRPLELVVYDTQSDNTRYQEFMRRVLQRDKADAVFAGFSSASREAYRPIVDQLNGLAFYNNQYEGGVCDGHMIVTGAVPEQQFSTLIPWMMEKYGKKVYTLAADYNFGQISAEWVRNIVKQHGGEMAGEEFIPLGVSQFSQSIQNIQKAKPDFVVTLLVGTAQASYYEQAASANVNLPMASSVNVGQGYEHKRFKPPSLKDMYVTTNYIEEIESPQSKAFLAKFKAKFPNEPYVNQEAENSYLAVYLYKQMVERAKSTNRDEIRKVIAQGDVCMDAPEGKVCIDPKSQHMSHTIYLAHVNADHSIDFPKVWPDIKPYWLGEAGCDLTKKDPMAQYTPSNPPPK; translated from the coding sequence ATGACCGGAACTGTATTACGGGGACTGCATGCCGCAGTCCTCACGGGGACGCTTGTCCTCGCGTCAGGCGCGGCGTTCGCCGCGGAGAAGCCGATCAAGCTCGGCGTGCTCGAGGATCAGTCGGGCGATTTCGCGGTGGCGACGATCGGCAAGGTCCACGCCATTCAGCTCGCCGCCGACGAGATCAACAAGGCCGGCGGCATCATGGGCCGGCCGCTCGAATTGGTGGTGTACGACACCCAGTCCGACAACACCCGCTATCAGGAGTTCATGCGCCGGGTGCTGCAGCGGGACAAAGCGGATGCGGTGTTCGCCGGCTTCTCCTCGGCCTCACGCGAAGCCTATCGGCCGATCGTCGATCAGCTCAATGGTCTCGCCTTCTACAACAACCAGTATGAAGGCGGCGTCTGCGACGGCCACATGATCGTCACCGGTGCAGTGCCCGAGCAGCAATTCTCCACGCTGATCCCGTGGATGATGGAGAAGTACGGCAAGAAGGTCTACACGCTCGCCGCCGACTACAATTTCGGCCAGATCTCGGCCGAGTGGGTGCGCAACATCGTCAAGCAGCACGGCGGCGAGATGGCCGGCGAGGAGTTCATCCCGCTCGGCGTGTCGCAGTTCTCGCAGAGCATCCAGAACATCCAGAAGGCCAAGCCGGACTTCGTGGTGACGTTGCTGGTCGGCACCGCGCAGGCTTCGTATTACGAGCAGGCTGCTTCTGCCAACGTCAACCTGCCGATGGCGTCCTCGGTCAACGTCGGGCAGGGCTACGAGCACAAGCGCTTCAAGCCGCCGAGCCTGAAGGACATGTACGTCACCACCAATTACATCGAGGAAATCGAATCGCCGCAGAGCAAGGCGTTCCTGGCCAAGTTCAAGGCCAAGTTCCCGAACGAGCCGTACGTCAATCAGGAGGCCGAGAACTCCTACCTCGCGGTGTATCTCTACAAGCAGATGGTGGAGCGGGCGAAGTCGACCAATCGCGACGAGATCCGCAAGGTGATCGCGCAGGGTGACGTCTGCATGGATGCGCCGGAAGGCAAGGTCTGCATCGACCCGAAGAGCCAGCACATGTCGCACACCATCTATCTGGCGCACGTCAATGCCGATCACTCGATCGACTTCCCGAAAGTCTGGCCGGACATCAAGCCGTATTGGCTTGGCGAGGCCGGCTGTGACCTGACCAAGAAGGATCCGATGGCGCAATACACGCCGTCGAACCCGCCGCCCAAGTAA
- a CDS encoding ABC transporter permease subunit: MDIATFAFAALYQFADAFAFLVLSACGLAVIFGMMGVINLAHGEFIMCGAYVTATAVHAGLPLPLAILAGALVSAVVGMLVEFVVVRHLYERPLDTIVATWGLSLIATQGTLIVIGSTMAGVGTPFGSFQVGAYSYSIYRIVLFLAALGVLGSLYALFNWTSFGVKARATIQVPHMADALGVDTRWIYSLTFACGAGLAGLAGGLYAPTMTLVPTMGATFLMEAFVTVVIGGADVFLGTAPAAAVLAVVKSAMTSWQGQLFGQIGLLVAVIIVVRVLPKGISGFLLRERT; encoded by the coding sequence ATGGACATCGCTACCTTCGCCTTCGCGGCGCTGTATCAATTCGCCGACGCCTTCGCCTTCCTGGTGCTGTCGGCCTGCGGGCTCGCCGTCATCTTCGGCATGATGGGCGTCATCAATCTCGCCCACGGCGAGTTCATCATGTGCGGCGCCTATGTCACCGCCACCGCTGTTCACGCCGGACTGCCACTGCCGCTCGCCATCCTGGCCGGTGCGCTGGTGTCCGCGGTGGTGGGCATGTTGGTCGAGTTCGTGGTGGTGCGGCATCTGTATGAACGTCCGCTCGACACCATCGTGGCGACCTGGGGCCTCAGCCTGATTGCGACCCAAGGCACGCTGATCGTGATCGGCTCGACCATGGCCGGCGTCGGCACGCCGTTCGGCAGCTTTCAGGTCGGCGCCTATTCGTATTCGATCTATCGGATCGTGCTGTTCCTGGCTGCGCTCGGTGTGCTCGGATCACTGTACGCGCTGTTCAATTGGACCTCGTTCGGCGTGAAGGCGCGCGCCACCATTCAGGTGCCGCATATGGCGGATGCGCTCGGCGTCGACACCCGCTGGATCTACAGCCTGACCTTTGCCTGCGGTGCCGGCCTCGCCGGGCTGGCCGGCGGGCTCTACGCGCCGACCATGACGCTGGTGCCGACGATGGGCGCGACCTTCCTGATGGAGGCGTTCGTCACCGTGGTGATCGGCGGCGCCGATGTGTTCCTCGGCACTGCACCGGCTGCTGCGGTCCTCGCGGTGGTGAAGTCGGCGATGACCTCCTGGCAGGGCCAGCTGTTCGGCCAGATCGGCCTGTTGGTCGCGGTGATCATCGTGGTCCGGGTGCTGCCGAAAGGCATCTCCGGCTTTCTGCTGCGCGAACGGACCTGA
- a CDS encoding branched-chain amino acid ABC transporter permease: MNGLISLFRRLEGPQTKGRGKLFWSVFVLALLGALAYPMFSDGYTVGNTAYFFVWVFIALSLCLIWGYGGALSFGQTAFFGIAGYSYGILTLNFGAAYGFTLVAVLAAIAIAAVVALLLGYFMFFGRIEGVFLGIVTLAVTLMLERFMAQTAGPEWRIGAARLNGFNGMSGMPPITIPWFDGPIVLFADVGLYYLILALVVVVYLGLRILVNSSFGNVIVAIRENPERAEMLGYDIRKYQLINFVIGAGLAGLSGVLYTAWGQYITPSSMGMTSAALPLIWVAVGGRSDLTSTLVGTLVVLAGFQALTIYGSQYALVVMGLLLVLTVLIAPNGLVLGAMNVIGRLVARAKGGRN; the protein is encoded by the coding sequence GTGAACGGATTGATCTCTCTCTTCCGCCGGCTCGAGGGCCCGCAAACCAAAGGTCGCGGCAAGCTGTTCTGGTCGGTGTTTGTGCTGGCGCTACTCGGTGCGCTCGCCTATCCGATGTTCAGCGACGGCTACACCGTCGGCAACACCGCGTATTTCTTCGTCTGGGTGTTCATTGCGCTCAGCCTGTGCCTGATCTGGGGCTACGGCGGTGCGCTGTCGTTCGGCCAGACCGCGTTCTTCGGCATCGCCGGCTACAGCTACGGCATCCTGACGCTGAACTTCGGCGCGGCGTACGGTTTCACGCTGGTCGCGGTGCTGGCGGCGATCGCGATCGCCGCGGTGGTGGCGCTGCTGCTCGGCTACTTCATGTTTTTCGGCCGGATCGAAGGCGTGTTCCTCGGCATCGTCACGCTCGCCGTGACCTTGATGCTTGAGCGCTTCATGGCCCAGACCGCCGGACCGGAATGGCGGATCGGTGCCGCGCGGCTGAACGGCTTCAACGGCATGAGCGGGATGCCGCCGATCACCATACCCTGGTTCGACGGGCCGATCGTGCTGTTCGCCGATGTCGGGCTGTACTACCTGATCCTGGCGCTGGTGGTCGTCGTCTATCTCGGCCTGCGCATCCTGGTGAACTCCTCGTTCGGCAACGTCATCGTGGCGATCCGGGAGAATCCGGAGCGCGCCGAAATGCTCGGCTACGACATCCGCAAGTATCAGCTCATCAACTTCGTGATCGGCGCCGGGCTCGCCGGGCTGTCGGGCGTGCTCTACACCGCCTGGGGCCAATACATCACGCCGTCGAGCATGGGCATGACGTCGGCGGCGCTGCCGCTGATCTGGGTCGCGGTCGGGGGGCGCAGTGATCTGACCTCGACGCTGGTCGGCACGCTGGTGGTGCTCGCCGGTTTCCAGGCCCTGACGATCTACGGCAGCCAATACGCACTGGTGGTGATGGGGCTTCTGCTGGTGCTCACCGTGTTGATTGCGCCGAATGGCTTGGTGCTGGGAGCAATGAACGTGATCGGCCGGCTCGTCGCCCGCGCCAAGGGAGGACGGAACTGA
- a CDS encoding ABC transporter ATP-binding protein, with amino-acid sequence MALLQLRGLNKHFGGLHVTNQVNLSFETGEIHCLIGPNGAGKSTLFRLILGEYAPGSGEIFFAGENITALKSFARIARGLSVKFQVPGVFKGLSVRQNLEIALQRTRHGAELDQEIDRLLAFLGLEAEQKQTAGNLSHGQKQWLEIGMATSLKPRMLLLDEPTAGMSPEETFQTGEMVKRLNAGGMTVLAIEHDMAFVRQVAQRVTVLHLGQVFAQGSIDDIVADERVAAIYLGQAHHHA; translated from the coding sequence ATGGCGCTCCTGCAACTCCGCGGCCTGAACAAGCATTTCGGCGGGCTGCACGTCACCAATCAGGTGAACCTGTCGTTCGAGACCGGCGAGATCCACTGCCTGATCGGCCCCAACGGTGCCGGCAAGAGTACGCTGTTCCGGCTGATCCTCGGCGAATACGCGCCCGGCTCCGGTGAGATCTTCTTCGCCGGCGAGAACATCACGGCGCTCAAGTCGTTCGCGCGGATCGCGCGCGGGCTCTCGGTGAAATTTCAGGTGCCCGGCGTCTTCAAGGGGCTGTCGGTGCGGCAGAACCTCGAGATTGCGCTGCAACGGACGCGGCACGGCGCCGAGCTCGATCAGGAGATCGATCGATTGCTGGCGTTCCTCGGCCTCGAAGCCGAGCAGAAGCAGACCGCGGGCAATCTCAGCCACGGTCAGAAGCAGTGGCTGGAGATCGGTATGGCGACCAGCCTGAAGCCGCGGATGCTGCTGCTCGACGAGCCTACTGCGGGGATGTCGCCGGAAGAGACGTTCCAGACCGGCGAGATGGTCAAGCGGCTCAATGCCGGAGGCATGACGGTGCTGGCGATCGAGCACGACATGGCGTTCGTCCGCCAGGTCGCGCAGCGCGTCACCGTGCTGCATCTCGGTCAGGTGTTCGCACAGGGCTCGATCGACGACATCGTCGCCGACGAGCGGGTCGCGGCGATCTATCTCGGGCAGGCTCATCACCATGCGTAA
- a CDS encoding ABC transporter ATP-binding protein: MRKEVILNTVGLRAGYGGKPVLQGLEIEVREGEIIAVIGRNGVGKSTLMKSLIGLIPAMDGSIVFRGDAIEHLPAFKRARLGIGYVPQGRDVFPRLSVAENIAVGASIKGRLTEQQRREVVETFPILGERWSQRAGTMSGGQQQQLAIGRVLVADPELILLDEPSEGIQPNIVQDIARDMVALNAKTGVTIILVEQNLDMIRAMAQRCYVMDKGRIVADLDRAALDDEAEMRRHLAV; encoded by the coding sequence ATGCGTAAGGAAGTCATCCTCAACACCGTGGGACTGCGGGCCGGCTATGGCGGCAAGCCGGTGCTGCAAGGCCTCGAAATCGAGGTCCGGGAAGGCGAGATCATCGCGGTGATCGGCCGCAACGGCGTCGGCAAGTCGACGCTGATGAAGAGCCTGATCGGGCTGATCCCGGCGATGGACGGTTCGATCGTGTTCCGCGGCGATGCCATCGAGCATCTGCCAGCGTTCAAGCGGGCGCGGCTCGGCATCGGCTACGTGCCGCAGGGCCGCGACGTATTTCCGCGGCTCAGCGTCGCCGAGAACATCGCAGTCGGCGCCTCGATCAAGGGGCGGCTCACCGAGCAGCAGCGCCGCGAGGTTGTCGAGACGTTTCCAATCCTCGGTGAGCGTTGGAGCCAGCGGGCTGGCACGATGTCCGGCGGCCAGCAGCAGCAGCTTGCGATCGGCCGGGTGCTGGTGGCTGATCCCGAGCTGATCCTGCTCGACGAACCGTCCGAGGGCATTCAGCCGAACATTGTCCAGGATATCGCCCGCGACATGGTTGCGCTGAACGCCAAGACCGGCGTCACCATCATCCTGGTCGAGCAGAACCTCGACATGATCCGGGCGATGGCCCAGCGCTGCTACGTCATGGACAAGGGCCGGATCGTTGCCGACCTCGACCGCGCCGCGCTCGACGACGAGGCCGAAATGCGCCGCCACCTCGCGGTGTGA
- a CDS encoding acetamidase/formamidase family protein, which produces MAWQTESIMARKGVAKGVRGATHTLTEAQQGKYHYVYGPYFDKVLTVDPGAVVAAETHDAFEGAIKSETDVPSKILNFPFLNPQNGPIWVNGAEKGDTLAVYIESIVPRGPQPRGTTVVMPEFGGLVGTGNTALLNPPLPERVKKLEITAEHGTKWNDKITLPYEPFIGTIGTSPEIEAISSLVPDYYGGNMDLPDVGVGAIIYLPVNTAGALLYLGDCHAAQGDGELCGVAIEHPTVTTVQIDLIKGWPIHWPRLETKDFIMTIGSARPMEDAARIAYRELCRWMAADYGFDEIDAYMLLTQAGRVRLGNMVDPKYTLGASIKKSFLV; this is translated from the coding sequence ATGGCCTGGCAGACTGAATCGATCATGGCGCGCAAGGGCGTCGCCAAGGGCGTTCGCGGCGCGACCCACACGCTCACCGAGGCGCAGCAGGGCAAGTATCACTACGTCTATGGGCCTTATTTCGACAAGGTCCTGACCGTCGATCCCGGCGCGGTGGTGGCGGCCGAAACGCATGATGCGTTTGAAGGCGCGATCAAGAGCGAGACCGACGTTCCGTCCAAGATCCTGAACTTCCCGTTCCTCAATCCGCAGAACGGCCCGATCTGGGTCAATGGCGCTGAGAAGGGCGACACGCTGGCGGTGTACATCGAAAGCATCGTGCCGCGCGGGCCGCAGCCGCGGGGCACCACGGTGGTGATGCCCGAATTCGGCGGCTTGGTCGGCACCGGCAATACGGCACTGCTCAATCCGCCGCTGCCGGAGCGGGTCAAGAAGCTCGAAATCACCGCCGAGCACGGCACCAAATGGAACGACAAGATTACGCTGCCGTATGAGCCTTTCATCGGCACGATCGGCACCTCGCCGGAGATCGAAGCGATCTCGTCGCTGGTTCCGGACTACTACGGCGGCAACATGGATCTGCCCGATGTAGGTGTCGGCGCGATCATCTATCTGCCGGTCAATACCGCAGGCGCTCTGTTGTATCTCGGCGATTGCCATGCCGCACAGGGCGACGGCGAACTCTGCGGCGTTGCGATCGAGCATCCGACTGTCACCACGGTGCAGATCGATCTGATCAAGGGCTGGCCGATCCATTGGCCGCGGCTGGAGACCAAGGACTTCATCATGACGATCGGCTCGGCGCGGCCGATGGAGGATGCCGCCCGCATCGCCTATCGCGAGCTGTGCCGTTGGATGGCGGCTGATTACGGCTTCGACGAGATCGACGCCTATATGTTGCTGACGCAGGCCGGCCGCGTCCGGCTCGGCAACATGGTCGATCCGAAGTACACGCTCGGCGCGTCGATCAAGAAGTCGTTCCTGGTGTGA